One segment of Meriones unguiculatus strain TT.TT164.6M chromosome 3, Bangor_MerUng_6.1, whole genome shotgun sequence DNA contains the following:
- the LOC110566491 gene encoding olfactory receptor 6B1, with translation MDVENQTRVTKFILVGFPGSLSMRAAVFLMFLVAYILTVAENVIIILLVQQNRPLHKPMYFFLANLSFLETWYISVTVPKLLFSFWSMSNSISFTHCMIQLYFFIALMCTECVLLAAMAYDRYVAICRPLHYPTIMSHGLCFRLALGSWVIGFGISLAKIYFISRLSFCGPNVINHFFCDISPVLNLSCTDMSIAELVDFVLALVIFLFPLSITVLSYGCILATVLRMPTGKQKAFSTCASHLVVVTIFYSATIFMYARPRAIHAFNMNKVISIFYAIVTPALNPFIYCLRNREVKEALKKLIYCQAIRSD, from the coding sequence ATGGATGTGGAGAACCAGACACGGGTCACCAAGTTTATTCTAGTGGGGTTTCCTGGGAGCTTGAGCATGCGAGCAGCAGTGTTCCTGATGTTTCTTGTGGCCTATATTCTGACTGTTGCTGAAAACGTGATCATCATCCTGCTGGTGCAGCAGAACCGGCCACTGCACAAGCCTATGTACTTCTTTCTGGCCAACCTGTCTTTCCTGGAGACCTGGTACATTTCTGTGACTGTGCCAAAGCTCCTGTTCAGCTTCTGGTCCATGAGTAACAGCATCTCCTTCACCCACTGTATGATACAGCTTTACTTCTTCATTGCGCTTATGTGTACGGAATGTGTTCTCCTGGCTGCCATGGCCTATGACCGTTATGTGGCCATCTGCCGCCCGCTGCACTACCCCACCATCATGAGCCATGGGCTCTGTTTCCGCCTGGCTCTTGGTTCCTGGGTTATTGGCTTTGGCATCTCTTTGGCAAAGATCTACTTCATCTCTCGGCTCAGCTTCTGTGGCCCCAATGTCATCAACCACTTCTTCTGTGACATCTCTCCAGTACTTAATCTTTCCTGTACAGACATGTCCATTGCAGAGTTGGTGGACTTTGTCTTGGCTCTGGTCATCTTCCTCTTCCCACTGTCAATCACTGTTTTATCATATGGATGCATTCTGGCCACTGTGTTACGCATGCCAACAGGAAAGCAGAAAGCCTTTTCCACCTGTGCGTCCCACCTTGTTGTTGTCACCATCTTCTACTCTGCCACTATTTTCATGTATGCCCGACCCCGAGCTATCCATGCCTTCAACATGAACAAAGTTATTTCCATCTTCTATGCCATTGTCACGCCAGCCCTCAATCCTTTCATTTATTGCCTAAGGAACAGAGAGGTCAAAGAAGCTCTAAAGAAATTGATCTATTGCCAGGCTATCCGATCTGACTAG